One Macaca thibetana thibetana isolate TM-01 unplaced genomic scaffold, ASM2454274v1 unplaced_scaffolds80, whole genome shotgun sequence genomic window carries:
- the LOC126947298 gene encoding 60S ribosomal protein L10 isoform X1, with product MGRRPARCYRYCKNKPYPKSRFCRGVPDAKIRIFDLGRKKAKVDEFPLCGHMVSDEYEQLSSEALEAARICANKYMVKSCGKDGFHIRVRLHPFHVIRINKMLSCAGADRLQTGMRGAFGKPQGTVARVHIGQVIMSIRTKLQNKEHVIEALRRAKFKFPGRQKIHISKKWGFTKFNADEFEDMVAEKRLIPDGCGVKYIPNRGPLDKWRALHS from the exons ATGGGCCGCCGCCCCGCCCGTTG TTACCGGTATTGTAAGAACAAGCCGTACCCAAAGTCTCGCTTCTGCCGAGGTGTCCCTG ATGCCAAGATTCGCATCTTTGACCTGGGGCGGAAGAAGGCAAAAGTGGATGAGTTTCCGCTCTGTGGCCACATGGTGTCAGATGAATATGAGCAGCTGTCCTCTGAAG CCCTGGAGGCTGCCCGAATTTGTGCCAATAAGTACATGGTAAAAAGTTGTGGCAAGGATGGCTTCCATATCCGGGTGCGGCTCCACCCCTTCCACGTCATCCGCATCAACAAGATGTTGTCCTGTGCTGGGGCTGACAG GCTCCAAACGGGCATGCGAGGTGCTTTTGGAAAGCCCCAGGGCACTGTGGCCAGGGTTCACATTGGCCAAGTTATCATGTCCATCCGCACCAAGCTGCAGAACAAGGAGCATGTGATTGAGGCCCTGCGCAGGGCCAAGTTCAAGTTTCCTGGCCGCCAGAAG ATCCACATCTCAAAGAAGTGGGGCTTCACCAAGTTCAATGCTGATGAATTTGAAGACATGGTGGCTGAAAAGCGGCTCATCCCAGATGGCTGTGGGGTCAAGTACATCCCCAATCGTGGTCCTCTGGACAAATGGCGGGCCCTGCACTCATGA
- the LOC126947298 gene encoding 60S ribosomal protein L10 isoform X2: MGRRPARCYRYCKNKPYPKSRFCRGVPDAKIRIFDLGRKKAKVDEFPLCGHMVSDEYEQLSSEALEAARICANKYMVKSCGKDGFHIRVRLHPFHVIRINKMLSCAGADRHARCFWKAPGHCGQGSHWPSYHVHPHQAAEQGACD; this comes from the exons ATGGGCCGCCGCCCCGCCCGTTG TTACCGGTATTGTAAGAACAAGCCGTACCCAAAGTCTCGCTTCTGCCGAGGTGTCCCTG ATGCCAAGATTCGCATCTTTGACCTGGGGCGGAAGAAGGCAAAAGTGGATGAGTTTCCGCTCTGTGGCCACATGGTGTCAGATGAATATGAGCAGCTGTCCTCTGAAG CCCTGGAGGCTGCCCGAATTTGTGCCAATAAGTACATGGTAAAAAGTTGTGGCAAGGATGGCTTCCATATCCGGGTGCGGCTCCACCCCTTCCACGTCATCCGCATCAACAAGATGTTGTCCTGTGCTGGGGCTGACA GGCATGCGAGGTGCTTTTGGAAAGCCCCAGGGCACTGTGGCCAGGGTTCACATTGGCCAAGTTATCATGTCCATCCGCACCAAGCTGCAGAACAAGGAGCATGTGATTGA